CCACATTTCCCGGGCCCCACCAAACCCTGCGGTCTGTGCGTCTTTCCATCCACAAGTTGCATTTGGGATTTTCTTGCCCAAAGCTGCCGTCGAAAATCTCTCCCGAacttttccttctcctcgtcaACACGCTCCGGAACTGAGCATCGCCCTTCGCCCAACGACAAAATGGTAAGCGTTTCTTGACGACGATATACTatctttctctttctctgcAAGGCATTTTTCAATGCCGCATTGCAGCATGCGCTCGACGGCTCTCGTAGCCGTGCGAGCAGCATGGATTCCGCTCGGCGGTTGAAAAACCCCGGGTGAAGAATGGCTTGAGCTGGCTCGGGCGCGCGGAAACGCCGCACGGCCGCTCTCTAGAGTTCAGAAGACGACAGTCAATGTCACCGAGCATTTGCTGATGTCTTCTTCTCAATGACAGCCTCCGAAGTCTGGTAAGAAGGTCGCTCCGGCCCCCTTCCCTCAGGGGAAGGCTGGCTCGAAGAAGGCCCCCAAGGTAAGTGTTCTTGGTTCCCAagttcccccccccccctcgcacGCCGTGTGTGCTAACGTTCTTCGAGAACCCTCTCCTTGAGAAGCGGCCCCGCAACTTCGGCATCGGCCAGGCCATCCAGCCCAAGCGCAACCTGTCGCGCATGGTCAAGTGGCCCGAGTACATCCGCCTCCAGCGCCAGAAGAAGATCCTCAACATGCGCCTGAAGGTGCCTCCTGCGATCGCCCAGTTCCAGAACGTGCTCGACAAGAACACGGCTGCCCAGGTGTTCAAGCTCCTCAACAAGTACCGCCCTgagaccaaggccgagaagaaggagcgtctcctcaaggaggccaccgccatcaaggagggcaagaagaaggaggacgtCAGCAAGAAGCCCTACGTTGTCAAGTACGGTCTCAACCACGTTGTTGGCCTGATTGAGAACAAGAAGGCCTCGCTCGTCCTCATCCCCAACGATGTCGACCCCATCGAGCTCGTCATCTTCCTGCCGGCCCTCTGCCGCAAGATGGGCATCCCCTATGCCATCATCAAGGGcaaggcccgcctcggcacCGTCGTCCACAAGAAGGTGAGCGCCGTCGCATCGCCCACGAGACGCCCGGATCGGTTCGCTAACCTCTGCCCCAGACGGCTGCCGTGCTCGCCATCACCGAGGTTCGCTCCGAGGACAAGaacgagctcgccaaggtcgTCTCGGCCATCAAGGAGGGCTACCTCGCCCAGAACGAGGACTCGCGCAAGAAGTGGGGTGGTGGTATCATGGGCTTCAAGGCGcagcagcgcatcgccaagcgcaagaaggccCTCGAGACCGCGATCAAGGTCTaaaggagcagcagcaccggaATGGGCGGATGGGCAACGGGTTACACTCACGAAAGGCGTACGGGAATaccaaaaacaaaaccagCTCAGGGAGAATATACTGCTTGCCTGCAGCCACGCACAGGGCGTCGATACCAAATTTTTGTTTCGGGTTGTTTTCTTTCCGGTTTTGGGACAGCATGAATGCCATGGACATGGATACCCCAAGATGCGAAAGTTGAAAAATGCCCATGTTGGCCGTGATGGTGTTTGATTCGCCCATCTCTATCCCAACCTCCTGATGCCCGCAGCGGATGTTTTAGGTTGAGTTTTGGTCTTATCAGAACCCGACGTCGCTGACACAAGACATCGTCGACCAGGAGCGAGCTTGCATCAAGACTGACAGTCTTGGATTGAGCTTTTGCCGTGTTTGCTTTGAGCACGCGTTATGGTTCGTTATGCCATCGGCATCCTAGCTCTTGCGCCAACCCAGCCGGAGAAGAGCAGCCGTTGTGCCACGGGAGCGGCTGAAGGCGGGCCTATAGTAGTGTTCCAGTCTACATAGTAGATTGCTATAGTAGACAACACGGGAAGAggggaggccaaggccaagaagccacAGCACAGAGAGCGCGCTCGCTCAACGGCCCTGGTTCAGCAGCCCACTGTGACTACGCTGCCGTCCGCAATTGGTAGGTCCAGCGGCAAGGTCGCATTGCGCTAGTGGCCATGATGTCAGATGATGGAGCTAACGAGGGTTGTCACCCTCAAGAGAGGAACGCGGTAGGGGATTCGTCGGCACGGTTGGGCCGCGTGCGCCCCCGCGTTTTCAGCATATCAAATCGCCAGGATCGGAGGGGAAGCGAAGCCCAAGAGGAGTTTCACGCCGCGTCTTGGACGTGAGACAGTCCCCCGGGCCCAGAGATGCCGTTGGCGGGCACCCAAGTCATGTTGGACAGGCCCGCCGCAATCAACAACACGACGGGCTGTGTTTCACTGCACCGGGGAATGGCTGGCTCCCTCCGGGATTTGCCCTTTCGGGAAGAGCTGCAACCCATGTCACGGGGGGCTGCGGCAGGTCGCACGAGcacacagtacgcagtatgaTGTGCGAGCCCCGTCCTTCGGAGTGGACGGCAAAGTGCGGGCGCATGCACTCgcacgctgctgctgctgctgcggcggcggcggcgtcgggtcggatggatggatggaggaagggagggaggaagggagggagggaggcgcgCGCATCACCCAGCTGCGACAAGCGCTTATCAAAGGGTCCGGGGTTCAACCCACCCTGCCGGGCTCTGTTCGCTCGAGGTTGTGGAAGTCTTCATAAACGGAGCCATCT
The nucleotide sequence above comes from Remersonia thermophila strain ATCC 22073 chromosome 5, whole genome shotgun sequence. Encoded proteins:
- a CDS encoding 60S ribosomal protein eL8 codes for the protein MPPKSGKKVAPAPFPQGKAGSKKAPKNPLLEKRPRNFGIGQAIQPKRNLSRMVKWPEYIRLQRQKKILNMRLKVPPAIAQFQNVLDKNTAAQVFKLLNKYRPETKAEKKERLLKEATAIKEGKKKEDVSKKPYVVKYGLNHVVGLIENKKASLVLIPNDVDPIELVIFLPALCRKMGIPYAIIKGKARLGTVVHKKTAAVLAITEVRSEDKNELAKVVSAIKEGYLAQNEDSRKKWGGGIMGFKAQQRIAKRKKALETAIKV